A window of the Hordeum vulgare subsp. vulgare chromosome 5H, MorexV3_pseudomolecules_assembly, whole genome shotgun sequence genome harbors these coding sequences:
- the LOC123452005 gene encoding uncharacterized protein LOC123452005, whose product MASKATAATSWRWRLLLLLLVAVAALCWIPPAIAMAAAASTAKKGARRSLLGFVEAQGNSSYRCSPSGPCIPCQYSEKNDEKYCCSETGYRLPLKCVQVQNGTKEENKPKERKMLAETSTSGGPKHYVTYRSCVPLEDEEKLSILGFEVLMAGMLLVSGPFVYYRKRQANLMQGVSRIPTNPPRF is encoded by the exons ATGGCGAGcaaggcgacggcggcgacgtccTGGCGGtggcggctgctgctgctgctgctggtggcggtggcggcgctGTGCTGGATCCCGCCGGCGAtcgcgatggcggcggcggcgtcgacgGCCAAGAAGGGGGCGCGGAGGTCGCTGCTGGGGTTCGTGGAGGCGCAGGGCAACTCCTCCTACCGGTGCAGCCCCTCCGGCCCCTGCATCCCCTGCCAGTACTCCGAGAAG AATGATGAGAAGTACTGCTGCAGCGAAACTGGCTACCGTTTGCCTTTGAAATGTGTACAAGTACAAAATGGTACAAAAGAAGAGAacaaaccaaaggaaagaaagatGTTGGCTGAGACGTCCACGTCAGGTGGCCCAAAACATTATGTTACTTACAGGAGTTGTGTACCATTGGAGGATGAAGAGAAACTATCTATTCTTGGTTTCGAG GTCCTTATGGCTGGAATGTTGCTGGTAAGTGGGCCGTTTGTGTATTACCGGAAAAGGCAAGCAAATCTAATGCAAGGGGTTTCAAGAATCCCGACGAACCCTCCTAGGTTTTAG
- the LOC123452004 gene encoding RCC1 domain-containing protein RUG3, mitochondrial codes for MPVGGENRLGWAGRLTGRKLLTGQLLCYCTAYNPLPSFLPSVDSRTQPPPPAMLRRLLPLPLRRRCYSASASPNAAPPTLYSGGDHPVSLLSWGRGASGQLGGGKEERRLYPAPVARLLLPAPSPVLPPTPGRLPPASGTEAAGGVEVGISCGLFHSALLVDGAAWVWGKGDGGRLGLGDEASAFVPRANPNLAGLRVLALGGIHSAALTASGDVFTWGYGGFGALGHYVYHRELLPRKVNGPWEGKIVHIATSGAHTAAITESGELYTWGRDEGDGRLGLGSGGGPGEAGSLSVPSKVSALPVPVAAVACGGFFTLALTLDGQLWSWGANSNFELGRGSNSSDWRPQIVPSLKNVHVIQVACGGYHSLALTDEGEVLSWGHGGHGQLGHPTIQNHRVPLAIKALSEERIVYIACGGSTSAAISEKGDLYMWGNARDCQLGVPDLPEVQPLPVKVNFLADGDEDPSPPRVISVAIGASHAMCLVSRQQIQK; via the exons ATGCCGGTAGGAGGAGAGAACAGGTTGGGTTGGGCTGGCCGCTTAACGGGCAGGAAACTGCTAACGGGCCAGCTTCTGTGCTACTGTACTGCCTACAacccccttccttccttccttccgtcGGTTGACAGCCgaacccagccgccgccgccggcgatgTTGCGCCGCCTGCTGCCGCTGCCACTCCGCAGGCGCTGCTACTCCGCCTCGGCGTCCCCGAACGCCGCCCCGCCCACGCTCTACTCCGGCGGCGACCACCCCGTGTCGCTGCTCTCCTGGGGCCGCGGCGCGTCGGGCCAGCTCGGCGGCGGCAAGGAGGAGCGCCGCCTCTACCCGGCGCCGGTCGCGCGGCTCCTCCTCCCCGCCCCGTCCCCGGTGCTCCCGCCCACCCCCGGGCGCCTGCCCCCCGCTTCAGGGacggaggcggccggcggcgtggaggtggggatctcctgcGGGCTCTTCCACTCAGCGCTCCTCGTGGACGGGGCCGCCTGGGTGTGGGGAAAGGGCGACGGCGGCCGCCTCGGGCTCGGCGACGAGGCCTCCGCCTTTGTCCCCCGCGCCAACCCCAACCTCGCCGGCCTCCGCGTCCTCGCGCTCGGCGGCATCCACTCCGCCGCCCTCACCGCCTCCGGCGACGTCTTCACCTG GGGTTATGGTGGATTTGGAGCTCTGGGGCACTACGTTTACCATAGAGAGCTGTTGCCGAGGAAAGTGAACGGCCCTTGGGAAGGGAAGATTGTGCACATTGCCACGAGCGGAGCGCATACTGCGGCAATCACAGAATCAG GTGAACTTTACACTTGGGGTCGTGATGAAGGCGATGGAAGGTTAGGGCTTGGGAGTGGGGGTGGTCCAGGTGAAGCCGGCTCTCTCAGTGTTCCTTCGAAGGTGAGCGCGCTGCCTGTTCCAGTTGCTGCAGTTGCTTGCGGTGGCTTCTTCACCCTGGCGCTGACCTTGGATGGGCAGCTATGGAGTTGGGGAG CAAACTCAAACTTCGAACTGGGAAGAGGAAGCAATTCGAGTGACTGGAGGCCACAAATTGTCCCTAGCCTCAAAAATGTCCATGTAATCCAAGTAGCATGCGGTGGATACCATTCTTTGGCCTTGACTG ATGAAGGTGAAGTTCTCTCATGGGGACATGGTGGACATGGCCAACTAGGGCATCCCACCATTCAAAATCATAGAGTTCCACTTGCCATTAAAGCTCTGTCTGAGGAGCGAATTGTCTACATAGCCTGTGGAGGATCAACTTCCGCTGCTATATCAG AGAAAGGTGACTTGTACATGTGGGGAAATGCAAGAGACTGCCAGCTAGGCGTTCCTGATCTTCCAGAAGTGCAACCATTACCTGTTAAAGTTAATTTTCTTGCTGACGGTGACGAGGATCCAAGCCCTCCTCGTGTCATCTCGGTTGCAATAGGCGCTTCCCATGCCATGTGTTTGGTCTCCAGGCAACAGATCCAGAAATAG